The proteins below are encoded in one region of Haematospirillum jordaniae:
- a CDS encoding Gfo/Idh/MocA family oxidoreductase has translation MSRPLRTLVCGTRFGETYLSALLEEDAGFVLSGILARGSERSQALSRDLGVPLYTSTDEVPDTIDIACVVLRSTAFGGPGTRVAESLLRRGIHVLQEHPVHPSDLSRLDDAATAGRACWHVNTFYPHSQAARRFIDCLQAWRQVRDPDYITLTTSPQFLCSALDMLGRAFGGLGCFRVLDCPPWPADFCRDYKPPPPFNVIRAVIGSVPVIMNLQGWVDPRDLDHHAMVMHNIAAGSREARVELVNSFGPVVWSHSLYVPDYVRDDASASVLGNWTNKKDQRHFSCPTALVLGDPQGASLIDAMRDVFPGIILSALSELRDVIERAQQQRLLADAAALGHAWQACLQAMGPLREVSLDPPPPPIPDPFLYVDEGRRIPEVTL, from the coding sequence ATGAGCCGGCCGTTGAGAACTCTCGTGTGTGGAACCCGTTTCGGTGAGACGTATTTATCGGCCTTGCTGGAGGAAGATGCCGGTTTTGTTCTATCAGGCATTCTCGCACGCGGCAGTGAACGCTCGCAGGCCTTGTCCCGTGATTTGGGTGTTCCCCTTTATACCTCCACAGATGAAGTGCCGGACACTATCGATATTGCCTGTGTTGTTCTGCGGTCCACAGCCTTTGGCGGACCGGGAACGCGGGTAGCTGAATCCTTGCTACGTCGGGGCATCCATGTTTTGCAGGAGCATCCCGTCCACCCATCGGATCTTTCTCGTCTGGATGATGCGGCAACTGCGGGCCGGGCATGCTGGCACGTCAATACGTTCTATCCGCATAGCCAAGCCGCGCGGCGTTTTATTGACTGCTTGCAGGCTTGGCGACAGGTAAGGGATCCCGATTATATTACACTAACCACAAGTCCACAGTTCTTGTGTTCAGCCCTTGATATGCTCGGGCGGGCCTTTGGTGGTCTGGGTTGTTTCCGGGTTCTTGATTGTCCGCCATGGCCTGCTGATTTCTGCCGGGATTACAAGCCTCCTCCTCCATTCAATGTCATCCGGGCTGTGATTGGGTCTGTCCCTGTGATCATGAATCTCCAGGGGTGGGTTGACCCTCGTGATCTGGATCATCACGCAATGGTGATGCACAACATTGCCGCAGGATCTAGGGAAGCCCGTGTGGAGCTGGTAAACAGCTTTGGTCCGGTCGTCTGGTCTCACTCCCTCTATGTACCGGACTATGTGCGGGATGATGCCAGTGCCTCTGTTCTTGGCAACTGGACCAACAAGAAAGATCAGCGGCATTTTTCCTGTCCTACGGCCTTGGTTCTTGGAGATCCGCAGGGAGCATCCCTGATTGATGCCATGCGGGACGTGTTTCCGGGCATTATCCTGTCAGCGCTGTCAGAGTTGCGGGACGTAATTGAACGGGCACAGCAGCAGCGCCTTCTGGCCGATGCTGCTGCACTGGGGCACGCGTGGCAGGCCTGTCTGCAGGCGATGGGACCATTGCGTGAAGTGTCGCTGGATCCACCACCTCCTCCCATCCCCGATCCCTTCCTGTATGTCGATGAGGGGCGTCGTATTCCGGAGGTCACGTTATGA
- a CDS encoding type I polyketide synthase — MSRPVSDCPEKTLRGRDYGSCQPVAVIGAACRFQDSPTPVAYWRNLADGRLLSRILTKEELDQAGVPESIRQNPNFVPMASIVPRAAHFDAAFFGFSPQEAESIDPQQRLFLTLAWEALDSAGYAGQARGMNIGVFGAARMGTYRLWTRADTVGIGAPRTLQALIGNDKDYLASRVAYRLGLTGPAVTVQTACSSSLVAVHTACEQIRNGECAMALAGGVALTFPQESGYLFHEGMIFSSDGRCRPYDANAQGTSIGNGAGVVLLKLLDDAVADGDPVLAVIRGSAVNNDGAAKTGYTAPSVDGQVAVIREALGMAEVDAGSITLLEGHGTATPLGDPIEVEALTTAFRADTDARGFCALGSVKANLGHCDTAAGIASLLKAVMALHYRQIPPVPGYEAPNPHIDFSASPFHVPITLSPWEKQGDCPRRAGVSSFGIGGTNCHIVLEEAPEPVAEPSVGPCPTGVPVLVLSATGADALRHTAARWADDLSDLQENRLPALLRTAAARPVLPWRLSLSAPDIIGLAENLDRIAAVDSVPGITLLHQQPESIAQVILLFAGDPAQCLSHGRSLYESNATFRRAFDRLASLISAGHAGLNLLSVAGQADAATLLATGIAVHIALAEVWLGAGLKPDQIVACGPSALAAAAVAGVLSHEEALSLAALWARQQATSLDSALPSIHVLPEVIPFQLIVGEALVSANADRMQETLLANMQVPLRLPDLSSGAGVRAIVSVGIVESRVTDKNLWLESCLPDVPANLSVGAALGMAFQAGLGVPPAAITGEGKGKVWLTPRALQEQLFWSPEPPLATLSVHDEDGTGWSAALSAARAEAIRADLDVTTLQQDEHYAEVLHAVYVGQALKALGCFESPDQQRTVADILRTTAIKPKFRQLVARLLRDLAAIGVLRKEGKIYTGFTPLSPDQTIPALDALRQRGDERLAAVIKRGGTAFADMLSGRVDPVSVIFPDGSSDDVAAMYRHSAQSRLLNAIVAKAVAALAVKRTTPLSILEIGAGTGGTTWDVVHALPTDRVERYIFTDLGSLFLSRARTTFAAFPFMDYRPFDMEKDPHAQGIPAQSLDLVIAANVLHNASDLDALMKRLAGCLRPGGVVIMREITQHRKLFDFVFGPLVPNLDDIDSRDGNVFASVERWRAAALSAGFAVLDAVPEGSVLADALHEHVLLCRMPGQPAVLSHTPAIADSGETSRAVSAGDLIETLWDTAGQVGLPTLALEDISLDLHALPCPVQGHVSGKEIILLSRCGTSRVGYARVGTAGTIQIPEGGQPKDLSGRMADMICPGIVDGRIHIQRLQRRPGSVMRILDHGGHGVGLDTAGCPVLEWFGLHHDDRPRTEGYLYRLCPVPMQDLDHSGALPDLLLCVGSADGLSELDQAPVMVPCPISDDDPFAGLVASALDLRDRVVSARKENGAVAVTLLTRGALSVTSTDAVSGDSMQAALTGLLRVMATEYPSVTLTLVDRDPAGDDIALLNQALRSCRGGHFALREGRILAEKLEPVAAAIQPLQPVSGDVAVLIGGISETGLTVAERLGQRGYKDIVLVGRNKPGSGLAPALRALREGGINVTTAVADAGHPEVLSKALDRAVPEGQQIGVLLHLAGVLHDSPVAALTWDILEKVLHPKVRGALALCKLSGRLIPRQTVYFSSAATVLGPAGQAAHAMANAILERLASRQTALGQPTTAISWGFWGDIRKEDREALAQTMERSGMLGMSSAMALDLLESTLACPAPVYAAMAADWNKVANHAETSRVPAHLSALVSPHVTALVPDDTKPDVIASEKTDALIWLRQRLSTLLNLPLERFSEDENLIRLGLDSLMFLDLCHTIQIELGIKVTPEAVIDHPTVAGLAGHMERLLQVHKGETVEQTPVPDMEQVP; from the coding sequence ATGAGCCGTCCCGTTTCTGATTGCCCCGAAAAGACCTTGCGTGGCCGCGACTATGGCTCCTGTCAACCTGTTGCTGTGATTGGTGCTGCATGCCGTTTCCAAGATTCTCCGACCCCCGTGGCCTACTGGCGGAATCTGGCTGATGGGCGCTTGTTGTCCAGAATATTAACCAAAGAGGAACTGGACCAGGCCGGCGTTCCGGAGTCCATACGGCAGAATCCTAATTTTGTGCCGATGGCATCGATTGTGCCACGTGCCGCGCACTTTGATGCAGCTTTCTTTGGTTTCTCTCCGCAGGAAGCTGAAAGCATTGATCCGCAACAACGCTTGTTCCTGACCTTGGCCTGGGAGGCCCTGGACAGCGCCGGCTATGCCGGGCAGGCCCGGGGCATGAATATTGGTGTCTTTGGTGCGGCACGTATGGGGACCTATCGTCTGTGGACCCGTGCCGATACGGTTGGTATCGGGGCTCCGCGGACCTTGCAGGCCCTGATTGGTAACGACAAGGATTACCTAGCCTCGCGTGTTGCCTATCGACTGGGACTGACCGGGCCGGCTGTGACCGTGCAGACAGCTTGCTCCAGTTCCCTGGTTGCCGTCCACACAGCTTGCGAACAGATCCGCAATGGCGAGTGTGCCATGGCTCTGGCCGGAGGGGTGGCGCTGACCTTCCCTCAGGAAAGTGGCTACCTGTTCCACGAGGGGATGATCTTCTCGTCGGATGGTCGGTGTCGGCCTTATGACGCCAATGCCCAAGGAACAAGTATTGGCAATGGTGCCGGTGTGGTCTTGCTCAAGCTTCTGGACGATGCGGTGGCTGACGGAGATCCGGTGCTGGCCGTGATACGGGGGTCAGCCGTCAACAATGATGGCGCAGCAAAAACAGGGTATACGGCGCCATCGGTGGATGGTCAGGTTGCTGTCATCCGCGAGGCCCTTGGCATGGCCGAGGTGGATGCGGGCAGCATTACCCTGCTGGAAGGACACGGTACGGCCACACCCTTGGGTGACCCGATCGAGGTTGAGGCCCTTACGACAGCGTTCCGTGCTGATACGGACGCAAGGGGTTTTTGTGCTCTTGGTTCTGTCAAGGCCAACCTTGGTCATTGCGATACCGCAGCCGGAATAGCTTCGCTGCTGAAGGCCGTCATGGCCTTGCATTATCGACAAATTCCCCCTGTGCCTGGCTATGAGGCACCCAATCCCCATATCGATTTTTCGGCTTCGCCTTTCCATGTTCCCATCACGCTTTCTCCTTGGGAGAAGCAGGGGGATTGCCCACGGCGTGCTGGTGTCAGTTCTTTCGGGATCGGGGGGACCAACTGCCATATCGTGCTGGAGGAGGCGCCAGAACCGGTTGCCGAGCCTTCCGTGGGGCCTTGTCCGACAGGGGTGCCTGTTCTTGTGCTGTCGGCAACTGGCGCCGATGCCTTGCGGCACACAGCGGCGCGTTGGGCGGATGATTTGTCCGATCTTCAGGAAAACCGGTTGCCAGCCCTGCTGCGCACTGCGGCAGCAAGGCCTGTTCTTCCTTGGCGTCTTTCCCTGTCGGCACCAGATATCATAGGACTGGCGGAGAATCTGGATCGCATTGCCGCAGTAGATTCGGTACCCGGAATAACCCTGCTTCACCAACAGCCAGAATCAATCGCGCAGGTCATACTCCTGTTTGCGGGAGATCCTGCCCAATGTCTGTCCCATGGCCGTTCCCTCTATGAGAGCAATGCCACATTCCGCCGGGCGTTTGATCGTCTGGCAAGCCTGATCTCTGCAGGACATGCTGGGCTTAACCTGCTATCTGTAGCAGGTCAGGCTGACGCCGCCACTCTTCTAGCAACCGGTATTGCTGTGCATATTGCTTTGGCGGAAGTCTGGTTGGGGGCAGGGCTCAAGCCGGACCAGATTGTGGCATGTGGCCCATCGGCTCTGGCTGCTGCGGCTGTCGCGGGCGTCCTGTCGCACGAGGAGGCACTGTCTTTGGCCGCCTTGTGGGCCAGACAGCAGGCGACATCACTGGATAGTGCCTTGCCATCCATTCACGTGTTACCGGAGGTTATACCTTTCCAGCTGATTGTCGGTGAGGCTTTGGTCAGTGCCAACGCAGACCGTATGCAGGAGACGTTGCTTGCAAACATGCAGGTTCCCCTGCGTCTTCCTGATCTGTCCTCTGGGGCGGGAGTGCGTGCCATCGTCAGTGTTGGTATTGTGGAAAGCCGGGTAACAGACAAGAATCTATGGCTTGAGTCCTGTCTGCCGGATGTGCCGGCCAACCTGAGTGTGGGAGCAGCCCTTGGCATGGCTTTCCAGGCGGGCTTGGGCGTTCCTCCGGCAGCTATAACAGGAGAAGGGAAAGGAAAGGTCTGGTTAACGCCACGGGCCTTGCAAGAGCAGCTATTCTGGTCGCCCGAGCCTCCTCTTGCCACATTGTCAGTCCATGATGAGGATGGTACGGGGTGGTCTGCTGCTTTGTCTGCTGCGCGTGCAGAGGCCATTCGGGCCGACCTTGATGTTACCACATTGCAGCAAGATGAGCACTACGCCGAAGTGCTGCATGCTGTGTATGTAGGGCAGGCCCTGAAAGCACTGGGTTGCTTTGAAAGTCCTGATCAACAGCGTACTGTTGCCGATATTTTGCGGACAACAGCCATCAAGCCAAAGTTCCGGCAACTTGTTGCACGTTTGCTGCGTGATCTTGCTGCTATTGGCGTGCTGCGCAAGGAAGGCAAGATTTATACGGGCTTTACACCATTGTCTCCGGATCAGACCATTCCCGCTCTTGATGCCCTGCGGCAGAGAGGTGATGAACGACTTGCGGCTGTGATCAAGCGGGGTGGGACGGCTTTTGCAGATATGTTGTCCGGGCGGGTTGATCCTGTTTCGGTCATTTTCCCCGATGGGTCATCGGATGATGTGGCCGCCATGTATCGGCACAGCGCCCAATCCCGTCTGTTAAACGCAATTGTGGCCAAGGCCGTTGCAGCGCTGGCTGTCAAGCGTACTACCCCCTTGTCTATTCTGGAAATAGGAGCCGGGACAGGGGGAACAACGTGGGATGTTGTCCATGCCCTGCCAACTGACCGTGTAGAGCGCTATATCTTCACGGATCTTGGTTCTTTGTTCTTGTCACGTGCACGTACGACGTTTGCGGCTTTTCCCTTCATGGACTACCGCCCCTTTGATATGGAGAAGGACCCGCACGCCCAAGGCATTCCGGCACAGAGCCTTGATCTTGTCATTGCTGCTAATGTGCTGCACAACGCGTCGGACTTGGATGCCTTGATGAAGCGTCTGGCAGGTTGCCTGCGCCCCGGTGGTGTGGTGATTATGCGTGAAATCACACAGCACCGTAAGCTATTTGACTTTGTTTTTGGTCCCCTTGTTCCCAATCTGGATGATATCGACAGCCGGGATGGTAATGTCTTTGCATCTGTGGAACGCTGGCGAGCTGCGGCCTTGTCTGCCGGCTTTGCTGTGTTGGATGCTGTCCCTGAGGGCAGTGTGCTGGCTGATGCCCTGCACGAGCATGTTTTGTTGTGTCGTATGCCAGGACAGCCTGCCGTCCTGTCGCATACACCAGCAATCGCTGATTCCGGCGAAACCTCCCGGGCTGTATCGGCCGGTGATTTGATCGAAACACTGTGGGATACCGCAGGGCAAGTTGGTCTTCCAACCCTTGCCTTGGAAGATATTTCCTTGGATCTGCATGCCCTGCCTTGCCCGGTACAGGGGCATGTTTCCGGTAAGGAGATTATCTTGCTTTCGCGCTGTGGGACCAGCCGGGTTGGGTATGCTCGTGTTGGAACCGCTGGGACTATTCAAATACCGGAGGGTGGTCAGCCCAAGGATCTGTCCGGGCGGATGGCAGACATGATCTGCCCAGGTATTGTGGACGGTCGCATCCATATCCAACGCCTGCAACGCCGTCCCGGTTCTGTTATGCGTATTCTTGACCATGGGGGGCATGGGGTCGGCCTTGATACAGCCGGTTGCCCTGTACTCGAATGGTTTGGCCTTCACCACGACGATCGGCCCCGTACAGAAGGATATCTGTACCGTCTGTGTCCTGTTCCCATGCAAGATCTTGATCATTCAGGGGCACTGCCAGATCTTCTTTTGTGTGTAGGTTCAGCAGATGGTTTGTCAGAGCTTGACCAAGCTCCTGTCATGGTGCCATGCCCTATATCCGATGATGATCCGTTTGCGGGTCTTGTCGCGTCAGCTCTTGACCTGCGGGATCGTGTTGTCTCTGCCCGAAAGGAAAACGGAGCGGTTGCCGTAACTCTTCTGACACGTGGTGCCTTGAGCGTTACATCAACAGACGCAGTGTCCGGGGACAGCATGCAGGCAGCCTTGACAGGGTTGTTGCGGGTTATGGCGACCGAATATCCATCTGTTACCCTGACGCTTGTGGATCGTGATCCTGCGGGGGATGATATTGCCCTGCTGAATCAGGCCTTGCGCTCTTGCCGGGGTGGGCACTTTGCCCTGCGCGAGGGTCGTATTCTGGCCGAAAAGCTGGAGCCTGTTGCTGCCGCAATACAACCCCTTCAACCGGTTTCCGGGGATGTGGCGGTCCTGATTGGCGGCATTTCCGAGACGGGCTTGACCGTCGCCGAGCGGCTGGGCCAGAGGGGTTACAAGGATATTGTTCTTGTCGGGCGTAACAAGCCAGGCTCCGGTTTGGCACCGGCCCTGAGAGCACTGAGGGAAGGGGGCATAAACGTCACAACGGCAGTTGCCGATGCTGGTCATCCCGAGGTTCTGTCCAAGGCGCTGGACAGGGCTGTGCCCGAAGGTCAACAGATTGGTGTTCTCTTGCATTTGGCCGGTGTTCTGCATGATTCTCCTGTCGCAGCCCTGACATGGGATATCTTGGAGAAAGTTCTGCACCCCAAAGTTCGTGGGGCCTTGGCTCTGTGCAAGCTCTCCGGGCGGCTGATTCCCCGTCAGACTGTTTACTTCTCTTCTGCGGCAACTGTTCTGGGACCGGCAGGGCAGGCGGCCCATGCCATGGCCAATGCCATTCTGGAACGACTGGCTTCGCGCCAGACCGCGCTTGGACAGCCTACGACAGCGATATCCTGGGGATTCTGGGGAGATATCCGGAAGGAAGACCGGGAAGCTCTGGCACAGACAATGGAGCGATCCGGAATGTTGGGAATGTCTTCCGCGATGGCGCTTGACTTGTTGGAGTCTACACTTGCTTGTCCGGCCCCAGTCTATGCTGCTATGGCGGCAGACTGGAACAAGGTTGCTAACCATGCAGAAACCTCACGGGTTCCAGCCCATCTGTCCGCTCTTGTTTCGCCCCACGTAACCGCACTGGTTCCGGACGATACCAAGCCGGATGTCATAGCGTCCGAGAAAACAGATGCACTGATATGGTTGCGCCAGAGACTTTCTACCTTGCTGAATCTGCCGCTTGAGCGGTTCTCCGAGGACGAGAACCTGATCCGGCTTGGTCTGGATTCCCTTATGTTCTTGGACCTGTGCCATACAATCCAGATCGAACTGGGTATCAAGGTTACGCCCGAGGCTGTCATTGATCATCCCACGGTTGCCGGTCTGGCCGGGCATATGGAGCGTCTGCTTCAGGTGCATAAGGGTGAGACAGTGGAACAAACACCTGTTCCCGATATGGAGCAGGTGCCATGA